In Naumovozyma castellii chromosome 1, complete genome, one DNA window encodes the following:
- the CCT3 gene encoding chaperonin-containing T-complex subunit CCT3 (ancestral locus Anc_5.163) has product MQAPMQAPVVVMNTNQERTTGRQAQISNITAAKAVADVIRTCLGPKAMLKMLLDPMGGLVLTNDGHAILREIDVAHPAAKSMLELSRTQDEEVGDGTTTVIILAGEILAQCAPYLIEKNIHPVIIIQALKQALSDALEVIKQVSKPVDVENDDAMKKLIQASIGTKYVNHWSEKMCTLALTAVKTVRVDLGETLEGEPHFEIDIKRYVRVEKIPGGEVMDSDVLKGVMLNKDVVHPKMARLVENPRIVLLDCPLEYKKGESQTNIEIANEEDWNRILQIEEEQVQLMCEQILSVKPTVVITEKGVSDLAQHFLLKGGCSVLRRVKKSDNNRIARVTGATIVNRVEDLKEADVGTDCGLFKVELIGDEYFTFLDQCKNPKACTIILRGGSKDILNEIERNLQDAMAVARNVMLSPSLSPGGGATEMAVSVKLAEHAKQLEGIQQWPYQAVADAMECIPRTLIQNAGGDPIRVLSQLRAKHAQGTYTMGIDGDAGKVVDMVEYGIWEPEVIKQQSIKTAIESACLLLRVDDIVSGVKREEQ; this is encoded by the coding sequence ATGCAAGCTCCTATGCAAGCTCCAGTGGTGGTGATGAACACCAACCAGGAAAGAACTACCGGCCGTCAAGCTCAAATCTCAAACATCACAGCTGCTAAGGCTGTCGCAGACGTGATCCGTACTTGTCTGGGCCCCAAAGCCATGCTAAAAATGTTGCTAGACCCTATGGGTGGTCTTGTTCTTACCAACGATGGTCATGCCATCTTACGTGAAATTGACGTTGCTCATCCAGCTGCTAAATCCATGCTGGAATTGTCCAGAACTCAGGACGAAGAAGTTGGAGATGGGACTACTACCGTTATTATCCTAGCCGGGGAAATATTGGCTCAATGTGCTCCATATttgattgaaaagaatatcCACCCTGTCATTATCATTCAAGCTTTGAAACAAGCTTTGTCGGACGCCTTAGAAGTCATTAAGCAAGTAAGCAAACCCGTTGATGtggaaaatgatgatgcaatgaagaaattgattcagGCTTCCATTGGTACCAAGTACGTGAATCATTGGTCCGAAAAGATGTGTACACTTGCCTTAACTGCGGTCAAGACCGTTCGTGTGGATCTAGGTGAAACGTTGGAAGGAGAACcacattttgaaattgatatcAAGAGATATGTTCGTGTGGAAAAGATTCCTGGTGGGGAAGTTATGGATTCTGATGTGTTAAAGGGTGTCATGTTGAATAAGGATGTTGTCCATCCAAAGATGGCTCGTCTTGTGGAAAACCCACGTATTGTTTTATTGGATTGTCCCTTAGAGTATAAGAAGGGTGAATCtcaaacaaatattgaGATTGccaatgaagaagattggaatagaattttacaaattgaagaagagcaGGTACAATTAATGTGTGAACAAATTTTAAGCGTGAAACCAACTGTTGTCATCACTGAAAAGGGTGTCTCCGATTTAGCTCAACATTTCCTCTTGAAAGGTGGTTGTAGTGTATTAAGAAGAGTTAAAAAATCTGATAATAATAGAATCGCACGTGTTACAGGTGCTACCATTGTTAATCGTGTagaagatttgaaagaagcAGACGTGGGTACCGATTGTGGATTATTTAAAGTGGAATTAATAGGTGATGAATACTTCACCTTTCTAGATCAATGTAAGAATCCAAAGGCCTGTACCATCATCCTTCGTGGTGGATCTAAGGATATtctaaatgaaattgaacgTAATTTACAAGACGCCATGGCTGTCGCTCGTAATGTTATGCTATCCCCATCTTTATCCCCCGGTGGTGGTGCCACAGAAATGGCCGTCTCCGTGAAGTTAGCCGAACATGCTAAACAACTAGAAGGTATTCAACAATGGCCATATCAAGCTGTTGCTGATGCTATGGAATGTATTCCACGTACTCTAATACAAAATGCAGGTGGTGATCCAATTAGAGTATTATCACAATTGAGAGCCAAGCATGCTCAAGGTACGTATACTATGGGTATCGACGGTGATGCCGGAAAAGTCGTTGACATGGTAGAGTATGGTATCTGGGAACCTGAAGTCATTAAACAACAAAGTATTAAGACCGCTATTGAGAGTGCCTGCTTATTATTAAGAGTTGATGACATTGTTAGCGGGGTCAAGAGAGAGGAACAATGA
- the NCAS0A07060 gene encoding uncharacterized protein (ancestral locus Anc_5.165), whose protein sequence is MSKQPSGSESSFEEIEDVDHSGVHQSIADLAFIEEEDGESYDPDYVESEGNGTDNEDYIDDSILEEFSSEEEDDENESDDYLESGDEANYTASSYKWAPYTLILIVILIVGLTMGHVPTTSPDLSSPSTKATFMNLQMQVNNLYQELSQRDEKSKSDFDRSVEIVVSKFEDNLKNLLPVDVVNLKSQLVALNDQVNSLSDAVTSWQDRNNKKYHQFTLRNMTDLQEKLLSNLETNLPNEVPIVMNGTSSFLIIPELHTYLSNLISNILNISSMNNTESHGGNINWEYNVNEYVKEILTNELKYVDKDFFIKELNRRLQENKERIWQEINIKLEDEKDKIRELTYTNDQSTFPQQYSSILLKKMIYQIYNTNQHQWEGDLDFASSFQGTRLMNHLTSPTWNHGNGVGPIELLTSSRLTGSTYWQCQDIKECSWAIRFNKPIYLTKVSYIHGRFTNNLHMMNSAPKLISLYVRLAGNSPSVEEERLTKLARKYGQGQPFGRDKRYIKIAQFQYSIESSMVRQSLALPRWYIESKPLIHSLVLQVDSNYGNENFTSLKKFIINGLTREDLDIMQSDKFLQRFQEVPEYGAMPSSAVTSFVIQEHPPIQGNHNRKPDEEVPSFGDDELDT, encoded by the coding sequence ATGTCTAAACAACCCTCGGGAAGTGAATCATCTTTTGAAGAGATCGAGGATGTGGACCACAGTGGGGTTCATCAGTCAATTGCAGATTTGGCcttcattgaagaagaggacGGTGAATCGTATGATCCAGACTACGTAGAGTCGGAAGGTAACGGTACAGATAATGAGGATTATATTGATGACTCCATCTTAGAGGAATTTTCCAGcgaggaagaagatgacgaGAATGAGAGCGATGATTATTTGGAAAGTGGTGACGAGGCTAATTATACTGCATCATCCTATAAATGGGCCCCATATACTCTCATATTGATAGTTATTCTTATTGTGGGTCTCACAATGGGTCATGTGCCAACAACGTCACCTGATCTTAGTAGCCCATCTACAAAGGCAACATTCATGAATTTGCAAATGCAGGTAAATAACCTGTATCAAGAACTCAGTCAAAGGGATGAAAAGAGCAAGTCTGATTTCGATAGATCGGTGGAAATTGTTgtatcaaaatttgaagacaATTTAAAGAACTTATTGCCTGTAGATGTAGTCAATCTAAAATCTCAATTAGTGGCGTTAAATGATCAAGTTAACAGTCTTTCAGACGCTGTAACGAGTTGGCAAGACAGAAACAATAAAAAGTATCATCAGTTCACTTTAAGAAACATGACAGATTTAcaagagaaattattatccaatttggaaacaaaTCTACCGAATGAAGTTCCCATCGTTATGAATGGtacttcttcatttttaattattcCAGAGTTGCATACATATTTGTCCAATttaatatcaaatattttaaacatatcttcaatgaacAACACCGAAAGTCATGGTGGTAACATTAATTGGGAATATAACGTGAATGAATACGTTAAAGAGATACTAACCaatgaattaaaatatgttgacaaagatttcttcatcaaggAATTGAACAGGAGACTACAAGAGAATAAGGAAAGGATATGGCAAGAAATTAATataaaattggaagatgaaaagGATAAGATTAGAGAACTTACTTATACAAATGACCAATCCACATTTCCCCAACAATATTCAAGTATATtgttaaagaagatgatttatcaaatatataatacCAATCAACATCAATGGGAAGGTGATTTGGATTTTGCAAGTTCTTTCCAGGGAACCAGGTTAATGAACCATTTAACTTCACCCACATGGAACCATGGCAATGGAGTTGGTCctattgaattattaacATCCTCCAGACTAACTGGCTCTACGTATTGGCAATGTCAAGATATCAAGGAATGTTCTTGGGCTATACGGTTCAACAAACCTATCTATTTGACCAAAGTTTCCTATATTCACGGAAGATTTACGAATAACTTACATATGATGAATTCTGCCCCGAAGTTGATATCGTTGTATGTTCGATTGGCGGGGAATTCGCCTtctgttgaagaagaacgCCTAACCAAGTTGGCGAGGAAGTACGGTCAAGGCCAACCGTTTGGAAGAGATAAAAGATACATCAAAATTGCACAATTCCAATATTCTATAGAGAGTAGCATGGTGAGACAGAGTCTTGCCCTACCCAGATGGTACATTGAATCCAAACCATTGATTCACTCACTTGTGTTGCAAGTGGATTCGAATTACGGTAACGAGAATTTCACctcattgaagaagttcatcatcaatggGCTCACAAGAGAGGATCTGGACATAATGCAGAGTGATAAGTTTCTCCAAAGGTTCCAGGAAGTACCAGAGTATGGTGCCATGCCATCATCTGCGGTTACCAGCTTTGTCATTCAAGAACATCCGCCTATACAGGGCAATCACAACCGCAAACCAGACGAGGAAGTCCCTTCCTTCGGGGACGACGAGCTGGATACATGA